From the Nisaea sediminum genome, one window contains:
- a CDS encoding thioredoxin family protein, translating to MRHLVFGLVAVLLLGQAALAEVGEDGLHKKEWFTVTFKDVAEDIRDAEKQGKRLAMIFEQRGCIYCKRLHEGPLSNPDIANFIKSNFVVVQYNLFGDEEVTDFDGTALPEKEMAKRWGVVFTPTILFMPEQVPEGDNAGRAAVATMPGAFGNGTTLDMFTWVKEKGYQSDEHFQKYHARRIQERQKTQ from the coding sequence ATGAGGCACTTGGTCTTTGGATTGGTCGCGGTCCTCCTGCTTGGCCAGGCGGCGCTGGCGGAAGTCGGTGAGGACGGTCTGCACAAGAAGGAATGGTTCACGGTCACCTTCAAGGATGTCGCGGAGGATATCCGCGACGCGGAGAAGCAGGGCAAACGGCTGGCGATGATTTTCGAGCAGCGCGGTTGCATCTACTGCAAACGGCTGCACGAGGGGCCGCTCTCGAACCCCGATATCGCGAACTTCATCAAGTCGAACTTCGTCGTCGTGCAATACAACCTGTTCGGGGACGAAGAGGTCACCGATTTCGACGGCACTGCACTGCCGGAGAAGGAAATGGCGAAGCGCTGGGGTGTGGTGTTCACGCCGACCATTCTCTTCATGCCGGAACAGGTTCCCGAGGGGGATAATGCCGGCCGGGCCGCGGTGGCGACCATGCCGGGCGCCTTCGGCAACGGCACCACGCTCGACATGTTCACCTGGGTGAAGGAAAAGGGCTACCAGAGCGACGAGCATTTCCAGAAATATCACGCGCGCCGGATCCAGGAACGGCAGAAGACCCAGTAA
- a CDS encoding 23S rRNA (adenine(2030)-N(6))-methyltransferase RlmJ produces MLSYQHGYHAGCLADVHKHGALAALLTHLGEKPKPLSYLETHAGRAAYDLSAPEAEKTGEAKAGILRLMAEGAIPPDQPLAKAMRMTEQQFGPGFYPGSPLIAAQLLRPDDVLHLMEMHPEEHTALKRAMRRHKAHIHRRDGYEGVLAISPPAPRRGLVLIDPSYEVKSEYLRAAEFIIALHGKWPEAAIMLWYPILQAGLHEAMAERLASSDLPDLVRREVRFRLDPGAPGMRGSGLILVNTPWGVGGALDAAERMLDPVRVTSVA; encoded by the coding sequence ATGCTGTCCTATCAGCACGGGTACCACGCGGGCTGCCTCGCGGATGTCCACAAGCACGGCGCTCTCGCAGCACTCCTGACGCATCTTGGGGAAAAACCGAAGCCGCTGAGCTATCTGGAAACCCATGCCGGCCGCGCGGCCTACGACCTTTCCGCGCCGGAGGCGGAAAAGACCGGAGAGGCCAAGGCCGGCATCCTGCGGCTGATGGCCGAAGGGGCAATTCCGCCGGACCAGCCGCTGGCGAAGGCGATGCGGATGACCGAGCAGCAGTTTGGCCCGGGATTCTACCCCGGCTCCCCGCTGATTGCCGCACAGCTGCTGCGGCCGGACGACGTGCTGCACCTGATGGAGATGCATCCGGAGGAGCACACGGCGCTGAAACGCGCCATGAGGCGGCACAAGGCTCATATCCATCGCCGCGACGGCTACGAGGGCGTTCTTGCGATTTCCCCGCCGGCGCCCCGCCGTGGCCTGGTGCTGATCGATCCGAGTTACGAGGTCAAGAGCGAGTATCTCCGCGCCGCCGAATTCATCATCGCTCTGCATGGCAAATGGCCCGAGGCCGCCATCATGCTCTGGTACCCGATCCTGCAGGCCGGTCTGCACGAGGCCATGGCAGAGCGGCTCGCCTCATCGGATCTGCCGGACCTGGTCCGCCGCGAGGTCCGTTTCCGGCTCGACCCGGGTGCCCCGGGCATGCGCGGCAGCGGGCTGATCCTCGTCAATACTCCCTGGGGAGTAGGAGGGGCGCTCGACGCCGCCGAGCGCATGCTGGACCCGGTCCGTGTCACATCCGTGGCGTGA
- the soxX gene encoding sulfur oxidation c-type cytochrome SoxX has product MRIVVTTALALLIGVSGAHAGAMKPGEVKIVDGVVTTPLTDQPGDPQKGRQWFLGRKLGNCLACHVNADMAKEPYHGEVGPALDGVADRWKPEELRAILVNSKEALSPDTIMPSFYRDTGFNRVAEKFAGKTILTAQQVEDVIAYLTTLKEK; this is encoded by the coding sequence ATGAGAATTGTTGTCACCACCGCTCTGGCTCTGCTCATTGGCGTCTCGGGCGCCCATGCGGGAGCCATGAAGCCCGGCGAGGTCAAGATTGTCGACGGGGTCGTCACAACGCCCCTTACCGACCAGCCCGGCGATCCGCAAAAGGGTCGCCAGTGGTTCCTCGGGCGCAAGCTCGGAAACTGCCTGGCCTGTCATGTCAACGCGGACATGGCGAAGGAGCCCTATCATGGTGAGGTCGGGCCGGCGCTCGACGGTGTGGCCGACCGGTGGAAGCCGGAAGAGCTCCGGGCGATCCTGGTGAATTCCAAAGAAGCGCTGTCGCCGGATACGATCATGCCGAGCTTCTATCGCGACACCGGCTTCAATCGCGTCGCCGAGAAGTTTGCCGGCAAGACGATCCTGACGGCCCAGCAGGTCGAGGATGTCATCGCTTATCTCACGACCCTGAAGGAAAAGTGA
- a CDS encoding ArsR/SmtB family transcription factor, protein MALPVLDENVTDAEFDVMVENATRATEFMKALAHEGRLLILCQLASGEKSVTELEELLSSRQAAVSQQLARLRLEGLVNHRREGKAIYYSLKDDRAVRILELLYELFCKDDTRTA, encoded by the coding sequence ATGGCCCTACCCGTTCTGGATGAAAACGTCACCGACGCGGAATTCGATGTGATGGTCGAAAACGCGACCCGTGCGACGGAATTCATGAAGGCGCTGGCGCATGAGGGTCGACTCCTGATCCTGTGCCAGCTGGCATCGGGAGAAAAGTCTGTCACCGAGCTTGAGGAACTCCTGTCCTCGCGCCAGGCCGCCGTATCGCAGCAGCTCGCGCGGCTGCGTCTCGAGGGCCTGGTCAACCACCGGCGCGAAGGCAAGGCGATCTATTACAGCCTGAAAGACGATCGCGCGGTCCGGATTCTCGAGCTTCTCTACGAGCTGTTCTGCAAGGACGACACCCGGACCGCCTGA
- a CDS encoding cytochrome c biogenesis CcdA family protein has protein sequence MGFDIGVGGAFAAGLASFLTPCILPIVPFYLCYMAGVSMNEITDGESDGAARRKVVLSAVLFSAGVITVFVGLGASASVFGQQLREYFDILRYAAAVVIGLMGLHFLGILKIPLLYRQARMDVAAPVGVIGPYLVGLAFAFGWTPCVGPVLAMILFSASAAETVGDGVILLLGYGLGMTLPFIVAAAFFGTFMNWMKSIRRYLGAVEKGIGATLLVFAVLIGTNTVGIIAQWMLDTFPSFGTIG, from the coding sequence ATGGGATTCGATATAGGGGTGGGCGGCGCTTTCGCCGCAGGTCTCGCGTCCTTTCTGACGCCCTGCATATTGCCGATCGTCCCGTTCTACCTCTGCTACATGGCAGGGGTGTCGATGAACGAGATCACGGACGGCGAAAGCGATGGCGCGGCGCGGCGCAAGGTCGTGCTCTCCGCGGTCCTGTTCTCGGCCGGCGTGATCACCGTCTTTGTTGGTCTCGGGGCGAGCGCTTCGGTCTTCGGCCAGCAATTGCGCGAATATTTCGACATCCTGCGTTACGCCGCGGCGGTCGTGATCGGCCTGATGGGCCTGCATTTCCTCGGCATTCTCAAGATTCCGCTGCTCTACCGCCAGGCCCGTATGGATGTCGCAGCCCCGGTCGGAGTGATCGGTCCCTATCTCGTGGGGCTCGCCTTCGCTTTCGGCTGGACGCCCTGTGTCGGCCCTGTACTGGCGATGATCCTTTTCAGCGCCAGTGCGGCCGAGACTGTCGGTGACGGCGTGATCCTGTTGCTTGGCTACGGGCTCGGCATGACACTGCCGTTCATTGTCGCCGCCGCATTTTTCGGGACGTTCATGAACTGGATGAAATCGATCCGGCGCTATCTCGGCGCGGTCGAGAAGGGGATCGGCGCGACGCTTCTGGTTTTTGCGGTGCTGATCGGAACCAACACCGTCGGTATCATCGCGCAATGGATGCTCGACACGTTCCCGTCTTTCGGGACCATCGGTTAG
- a CDS encoding PHA/PHB synthase family protein has product MTEPRQSKLPAKTAPVVLAEEPAHPLPGAPDKSVSEPPEPLWGGVAGPVIDRQVHAAIARMTGGLSPASFAAAWGDWAMHLAISPGKQSELVQKGVRKAVRIWLHALDCACGRGDGPCIEPLPQDRRFSDEAWQKWPFAGIYQSFLLNQQWWHNATTDVPGVSPHHEQVLQFASRQLLDTVAPTNFLWTNPVLLAETMRRGGRNLHEGASNFIEDWERAVAGKPPVGAENFRPGQEVAITPGDVVWRNELIELIRYRPTTGKVHPEPVLIVPAWIMKYYILDLSPENSMIRYLVGQGHTVFAISWRNPDERHSNFGLDDYLRFGIFEVLDAIERICPDRKVHATGYCLGGTLLAMAAAAMARDQDDRLASMSLLAAQVDFTEAGELTLFIDESQVRFLEDIMWEQGYLDARQMAGAFQLLRSNDLIWSRLLHEYMMGEREPLTDLMAWNADATRMPFRMHSEYLRGLFLDNDLAQGRFKVDGRLVNLADIRVPIFAVGTEKDHVAPWHSVYKITTHPATDVTFLLTNGGHNAGIVSEPGHKHRHYRMSTKASGDPYVDPDTWAETAEVREGSWWPAWHEWLADRSGRPVAPPRSGKALCAAPGTYVLQR; this is encoded by the coding sequence ATGACTGAGCCACGCCAGTCGAAACTTCCCGCGAAGACAGCCCCCGTCGTGCTGGCGGAGGAGCCGGCGCATCCGCTTCCGGGGGCGCCGGATAAATCCGTTTCCGAGCCGCCGGAACCGCTCTGGGGCGGTGTCGCCGGCCCCGTCATCGATCGTCAGGTTCACGCGGCAATCGCCCGCATGACCGGCGGTCTCTCGCCGGCCTCCTTCGCCGCGGCCTGGGGGGATTGGGCGATGCATCTGGCGATCTCTCCCGGCAAGCAGTCGGAGCTCGTTCAGAAAGGCGTCCGCAAGGCGGTCCGCATCTGGCTCCACGCCCTCGACTGCGCCTGCGGCCGCGGAGACGGCCCCTGTATCGAGCCCTTGCCGCAGGACCGCCGCTTCTCCGACGAAGCCTGGCAGAAATGGCCGTTTGCCGGCATCTACCAGTCCTTTCTGCTGAACCAGCAATGGTGGCACAACGCCACGACCGACGTGCCGGGCGTCTCGCCGCATCACGAGCAGGTCCTGCAATTCGCCAGCCGCCAACTGCTGGATACCGTCGCGCCGACGAACTTTCTCTGGACCAACCCGGTCCTGCTCGCCGAGACGATGCGCCGGGGCGGAAGGAACCTCCACGAAGGAGCGTCGAATTTCATCGAGGATTGGGAGCGCGCGGTTGCCGGAAAGCCTCCGGTCGGTGCAGAGAATTTCCGGCCCGGACAGGAGGTTGCGATCACGCCGGGCGACGTCGTCTGGCGGAACGAACTGATCGAGCTCATCCGCTATCGCCCGACGACCGGCAAGGTCCATCCCGAGCCGGTGCTGATCGTGCCAGCCTGGATCATGAAGTATTACATCCTCGATCTCTCTCCCGAGAATTCCATGATCAGATACCTGGTCGGGCAGGGACACACCGTTTTCGCGATCTCCTGGCGCAATCCGGACGAGCGGCACAGCAATTTCGGGCTCGACGACTATCTGAGATTCGGCATTTTCGAGGTGCTGGACGCGATCGAGCGGATCTGCCCGGACCGGAAGGTCCACGCCACGGGCTACTGCCTCGGCGGCACGCTCCTTGCCATGGCGGCCGCTGCAATGGCGCGGGATCAAGACGACCGCCTTGCCTCCATGAGCCTGCTCGCGGCGCAGGTCGATTTCACCGAGGCCGGGGAGCTCACCCTCTTTATCGACGAGAGCCAGGTGCGGTTCCTCGAGGATATCATGTGGGAACAAGGCTACCTGGACGCACGGCAGATGGCGGGAGCATTCCAGCTGTTGCGCTCGAACGACCTGATCTGGTCGCGTCTGCTGCATGAATACATGATGGGCGAACGGGAGCCGCTGACCGACCTGATGGCCTGGAACGCGGACGCCACGCGCATGCCCTTCCGGATGCATTCGGAATATTTGCGCGGGCTCTTCCTCGACAATGACCTGGCACAGGGCCGGTTCAAGGTCGACGGACGGCTGGTCAACCTCGCGGATATCCGGGTCCCGATCTTCGCGGTCGGCACCGAGAAGGATCACGTCGCGCCATGGCATTCGGTCTACAAGATCACCACGCATCCGGCGACCGACGTCACCTTTCTCCTGACCAACGGTGGTCACAATGCGGGGATCGTCAGCGAACCGGGCCATAAGCATCGGCATTACAGGATGAGCACCAAGGCAAGCGGCGACCCCTATGTCGACCCTGACACCTGGGCGGAGACCGCGGAGGTGCGGGAGGGCTCCTGGTGGCCGGCTTGGCATGAGTGGCTGGCGGACCGTTCGGGCCGCCCGGTCGCTCCGCCGCGGTCGGGCAAGGCGCTCTGCGCCGCACCCGGAACCTACGTGCTGCAAAGGTGA
- a CDS encoding YeeE/YedE family protein, with translation MSETLAVTLVGFASGIVLGLASRIPRFCTLGAIEDALYGGNRDRIMMWPMAIGTAVAATALLTTFGLAAVEGTVYLRFEFSLSASAVGGLMFGIGMALAGNCGFGALARVGGGDIRSVLIVLTIGIAAYMAAVGPLAELRTMLFPRTHITHLADSSIAAQLEELTGIPALYVSLAAAVLLIAPALTDPHFIRNRSAVLWSVLIGLSCAAAWLGTTYVAQNGFDPIPVESHSFTMPLGELLLQMMGANGDLGGFSVGSVLGVVSGAWIGARFRHQFRWEACDDPGELRRQIFGAALMGVGGVIALGCSVGQGISAFSVLALSAPVTLLSIVLGAVLGLRYLVEGRRPLELVLTFFAAVPHLFGRKRRPD, from the coding sequence ATGTCTGAAACGCTCGCGGTGACCCTGGTTGGCTTTGCCAGCGGCATCGTGCTGGGTCTAGCCTCCCGCATTCCGCGTTTCTGCACCCTCGGCGCGATCGAGGATGCGCTTTATGGCGGCAACCGCGACCGGATCATGATGTGGCCGATGGCGATCGGAACCGCCGTCGCCGCAACCGCGCTGCTTACTACCTTCGGACTCGCCGCTGTCGAGGGGACGGTCTACCTGCGGTTCGAATTCAGCCTCTCCGCGTCCGCTGTCGGCGGACTGATGTTCGGTATCGGCATGGCACTTGCCGGGAATTGCGGTTTCGGGGCCCTGGCCCGGGTCGGCGGCGGCGACATCCGTTCGGTCCTGATCGTGCTGACGATCGGCATCGCTGCCTACATGGCGGCCGTCGGCCCGCTCGCCGAGCTCCGGACCATGCTCTTCCCCCGCACCCACATCACCCATTTGGCGGACAGCTCCATCGCGGCACAGCTCGAGGAGCTGACGGGGATTCCCGCGCTCTATGTCTCGCTTGCCGCCGCCGTCTTGCTGATCGCGCCGGCGCTCACCGACCCGCATTTCATCCGCAACCGTTCCGCCGTTCTCTGGTCGGTCCTGATCGGTTTGTCCTGCGCGGCGGCCTGGCTCGGAACCACCTATGTGGCGCAGAACGGCTTCGATCCGATCCCGGTCGAGTCCCACAGCTTCACAATGCCGTTGGGTGAACTTCTGCTGCAGATGATGGGGGCAAACGGAGATCTCGGCGGCTTTTCCGTCGGTTCCGTCCTCGGGGTCGTTTCGGGCGCCTGGATCGGTGCCAGATTCCGCCATCAATTCCGCTGGGAAGCCTGCGACGATCCGGGCGAGCTCAGACGGCAGATCTTCGGCGCTGCCTTGATGGGGGTCGGTGGCGTGATCGCTCTCGGCTGCTCCGTCGGACAGGGCATTTCCGCATTTTCGGTCCTCGCCCTGAGCGCGCCGGTCACCCTGCTTTCGATCGTCCTCGGCGCCGTACTCGGCCTGCGCTATCTGGTCGAGGGACGCCGGCCGCTCGAGCTTGTGCTCACCTTCTTCGCTGCCGTGCCACACCTGTTCGGCAGGAAGCGGCGACCGGATTGA
- the soxZ gene encoding thiosulfate oxidation carrier complex protein SoxZ → MAKIKPRVKVPKKAKAGEAIVIKTLISHPMESGQRKDSKTGKLIPRKIINKFVATYNGKEAFSMDLLPAIAANPYIEFSVKLSESGTMRFEWTDDDGSVYDIENKITVA, encoded by the coding sequence ATGGCTAAGATTAAACCCCGCGTAAAAGTGCCGAAGAAGGCCAAGGCCGGCGAAGCGATCGTGATCAAGACGCTGATCAGCCACCCGATGGAATCCGGTCAGCGCAAGGACAGCAAGACCGGCAAGCTGATCCCGCGCAAGATCATCAACAAGTTCGTCGCGACATATAACGGCAAGGAAGCGTTCTCCATGGACCTGCTGCCGGCCATTGCCGCGAACCCTTATATCGAGTTCTCGGTCAAGCTGTCGGAGTCGGGAACCATGCGGTTCGAATGGACCGACGATGACGGCTCCGTCTACGACATCGAGAACAAGATCACCGTCGCTTGA
- a CDS encoding thioredoxin domain-containing protein, whose product MFAGSLWKTIVFPLLLVAALTTGAARAETQLLMVEQAGCEWCAAWNREIGAIYDKTDEGKRAPLRRQDLFADWPDDITIRGQVHFTPTFILLVDGQEAGRIEGYPGEHFFWPLLAQLLNRTPSGTDNKGGKGS is encoded by the coding sequence ATGTTCGCCGGAAGTTTGTGGAAGACAATCGTCTTTCCGCTTTTGCTGGTTGCAGCCCTCACGACCGGTGCGGCGCGCGCGGAAACCCAGCTGCTGATGGTCGAACAGGCGGGGTGCGAATGGTGCGCCGCCTGGAACAGGGAGATCGGCGCGATCTACGACAAGACAGATGAGGGCAAGCGCGCGCCGCTGCGCCGCCAGGACCTGTTCGCAGACTGGCCCGACGACATCACGATCCGCGGTCAGGTTCATTTCACGCCGACCTTCATCCTGCTGGTCGACGGCCAGGAGGCGGGACGCATCGAAGGCTATCCGGGCGAGCATTTCTTCTGGCCCCTGCTTGCCCAACTGCTCAACCGGACCCCGAGCGGGACGGATAATAAGGGAGGAAAAGGCTCATGA
- a CDS encoding GlcG/HbpS family heme-binding protein: MKLKLVAAAAIGGMLAFASPQSAKAQNAEAIFSTESMKPEVALDLAKHALEICREAGYQVAVTVVDRSGLTQVVLRDRFAGAHTVDTATRKAWTAVSFRTATIDLGTLVKESPVMAGLPDITNALVLGGGIPVQAAGNIIGGIGISGAPGADLDHDCAQKAIDKIQDFLDF, encoded by the coding sequence ATGAAACTCAAACTGGTCGCCGCCGCGGCAATCGGCGGAATGCTGGCGTTCGCCTCACCGCAGTCCGCGAAGGCACAAAACGCCGAAGCCATCTTCAGCACCGAATCCATGAAGCCGGAAGTCGCGCTCGATCTCGCGAAACACGCGCTCGAGATCTGCCGTGAAGCCGGCTATCAGGTCGCCGTGACCGTGGTCGACCGGTCCGGCCTGACCCAGGTGGTCCTGCGGGACCGCTTCGCCGGCGCCCACACGGTCGATACCGCGACGCGCAAGGCCTGGACAGCTGTCAGCTTCCGGACCGCCACGATCGATCTCGGCACTCTGGTGAAGGAAAGCCCGGTGATGGCCGGTCTCCCGGACATCACCAATGCCCTCGTTCTCGGCGGCGGAATCCCTGTTCAGGCGGCCGGCAATATCATCGGCGGGATTGGAATTTCCGGCGCGCCGGGCGCCGACCTGGATCACGATTGTGCGCAAAAAGCTATTGATAAAATCCAGGACTTCCTAGATTTCTAG
- the soxY gene encoding thiosulfate oxidation carrier protein SoxY: MQMTRRDLFALAAGLAAAGLISLPADASTDAVEAAIKEFAGGMPETGGVEIGAPEIAENGNTVPIEVFADGATSIMLLAAGNPNPGVGTFHFTEMCAESRASTRIRLAKTQDVVAVAKMADGSTKMARREVKVTIGGCGG, translated from the coding sequence ATGCAGATGACAAGGCGTGACCTGTTCGCGCTTGCGGCCGGTCTGGCCGCCGCCGGTCTGATCAGTCTCCCGGCTGATGCGAGCACTGATGCGGTCGAAGCGGCGATCAAGGAATTCGCCGGCGGCATGCCCGAGACGGGCGGTGTCGAGATCGGCGCACCGGAGATCGCTGAAAACGGCAACACCGTTCCGATCGAAGTCTTCGCCGACGGCGCGACCTCGATCATGCTCCTCGCTGCGGGCAACCCGAACCCGGGCGTCGGTACGTTCCACTTCACCGAGATGTGCGCCGAGAGCCGCGCTTCCACGCGAATCCGCCTGGCCAAGACCCAGGACGTGGTCGCTGTAGCGAAGATGGCGGACGGGTCGACCAAGATGGCCCGGCGCGAAGTCAAGGTGACGATCGGCGGCTGCGGCGGCTGA